In a single window of the Diachasmimorpha longicaudata isolate KC_UGA_2023 unplaced genomic scaffold, iyDiaLong2 ctg00000068.1, whole genome shotgun sequence genome:
- the LOC135171637 gene encoding uncharacterized protein LOC135171637 — protein MVTAKVNVLDSHRQPVSCRVLLDTGSTTNIIRESLAVALNLPLKPFAVPIGALNDTNTTTRYLVTATIRSRVAGYERTLNFLTVPNITHAIPDQPLDRNSIRIPANVKLADPEFHRPASVDMLLGSGPTLSLLCQGKEKLTPADQPELYLQQTLLGWVIGGSAPTVQSIRQRACNVLSTSQIDLDISKFWEIEEAETASSSASTETEAERHFLENVTRDGCGRYIVALPFNGKESLIGESRSRAFRRLKSLEKRLNGNIEFNTQYRAVLQEYLDLGHLTEVTEADLSHPGYYLPHHAVIKESSLTTKVRVVFDGSAATSTGISLNETLHVGPTIQDNIFSLLVRFRLHPYVLTGDIEKMYRQVLVRPEDRIYQRILWRDGREPVRTFQLNTVTFGLSAAPYLAIRCLHQLANDEGHRYPVAAKVLQRDMYVDDLLTGTQTREEALHLREELDKLVKLGGFNLRKWASNDPSILGELAPNNVNHHLQIGDSTILKTLGIFWNSSEDTITYEAKLSRHQIITKRIILSETAKIFDPLGLLSPVVIVAKMIMQKLWTLKISWDAPLPPKIQEEWLQFYGQLHHIKRVTFPRFALQEKPRGIELHGFSDASQSAYGACVYLRSVGSNGEVNTTLLCAKSRVAPLKQITIPRLELCGAQLLIKLIQSIKKAITIQIDRIVYWTDSTIILHWIHTPAHQLQTFVSNRIADIQSKSRPDEWRHVRTHDNPADLVSRGQSIKDFITSTIWFEGPSWLRAQENTWPAIDLQFSSYPSEIKGRYCHVAYSKRETHPLEWYSSFKKLKRIIAFCLRFRSRKQGPLTAEELIAAQNAVIHWLQTETLSPLKRALNDTKSKQAKNPELAKVSKLAPFLDKDGLIRVGGRLRNAMIPYSQRHPIIIPKSHPITKLIIWEAHISQLHAGPQATLYHIRQQYWPLDGRNSVRHIIHKCIRCTRLSPPSVEYIMGNLPAARVTESRPFSNVGIDYCGPFFIKEKKFRNRGRVKVYVAVFTCLAVKAVHLEVVSDLTTEAFLAALRRFIARRGCCRNIYSDNGTNFVGASNELKEIYELLKSVDLQQQAQSLLTNKRIQWHFIPPQSPHFGGLWEAAVKSFKHHLYRIVTNELLTIEEFNTLVIEIEAVLNSRPLTPMSSDPNDLLVLTPGHFLIGESLTCPREYDFTDASSNRLSSWQHIQKLKQHFWARWHREYISGLNSRSKWSQGEHHIQEGTVVLLKEDNLPALQWALGRVIKVRPGADGIIRAVTVKTAKGTFDRNVKKLAPLPITDSDQNQ, from the coding sequence ATGGTTACTGCTAAGGTCAACGTGCTGGACAGTCATAGACAACCTGTCAGCTGCCGAGTACTCCTGGACACCGGATCGACCACCAATATCATAAGAGAGAGTTTGGCGGTGGCCCTCAATCTACCCCTCAAGCCCTTTGCTGTCCCAATCGGAGCTCTGAACGACACGAATACAACAACAAGGTATTTAGTCACTGCTACAATACGGTCTCGAGTCGCTGGGTATGAGAGGACACTCAATTTCCTGACAGTGCCTAACATCACCCACGCCATACCCGATCAACCTCTCGATCGCAATTCAATAAGGATTCCAGCCAATGTGAAGCTTGCGGATCCGGAATTCCACCGTCCCGCATCTGTGGACATGCTCCTCGGGTCGGGTCCAACCCTTTCACTCCTCTGCCAAGGCAAGGAGAAACTCACGCCAGCAGATCAACCAGAACTCTATCTGCAACAGACTCTGCTTGGCTGGGTAATCGGAGGTAGCGCGCCTACAGTACAGTCAATACGCCAGCGTGCGTGCAATGTACTCAGCACCTCCCAAATTGATCTCGATATCTCCAAGTTCTGGGAGATTGAAGAGGCTGAGACTGCCTCATCTTCGGCCAGTACCGAAACAGAAGCCGAGCGACACTTCCTGGAGAACGTCACACGGGACGGTTGCGGCAGATACATCGTTGCCTTGCCGTTCAACGGAAAGGAATCGCTTATTGGGGAGTCACGATCCCGAGCTTTTCGTCGACTCAAATCCCTGGAGAAACGACTGAATGGTAATATTGAATTCAACACCCAATACCGTGCAGTTCTCCAAGAATACTTGGATCTTGGTCATCTCACAGAAGTCACTGAGGCTGACCTGTCTCATCCTGGGTATTACCTGCCCCATCACGCTGTAATCAAGGAGAGCAGCTTAACAACCAAGGTACGTGTTGTCTTCGACGGATCAGCGGCTACCAGCACTGGAATATCCCTCAATGAAACTCTACACGTCGGACCCACGATTCAAGATAATATATTCTCCCTCCTTGTTCGATTCCGTCTCCATCCATACGTGCTTACTGGGGACATCGAGAAGATGTACAGGCAAGTTCTCGTTCGTCCCGAAGATCGAATCTATCAACGCATCTTGTGGCGTGACGGAAGAGAACCAGTAAGGACATTCCAACTTAATACAGTGACGTTTGGACTCTCCGCAGCACCCTACCTTGCGATTCGATGCCTCCATCAACTAGCGAACGATGAAGGCCATCGGTATCCAGTAGCAGCTAAAGTACTTCAGCGTGACATGTACGTCGACGACCTCCTTACTGGTACCCAGACACGAGAAGAAGCTCTTCACCTACGTGAAGAATTGGATAAACTGGTGAAACTCGGCGGATTTAATCTAAGGAAATGGGCTTCCAATGATCCATCGATTTTGGGTGAGCTAGCACCAAACAATGTCAATCATCATCTACAAATTGGGGACTCCACCATCTTGAAAACATTGGGCATCTTCTGGAATTCATCCGAGGACACCATCACCTACGAGGCCAAATTATCAAGACATCAGATAATCACCAAACGCATTATCCTTTCTGAGACTGCCAAAATCTTTGATCCTCTTGGCCTCTTGTCACCAGTAGTCATCGTGGCAAAGATGATTATGCAGAAACTCTGGACATTGAAGATAAGCTGGGATGCACCTCTACCGCCCAAGATTCAAGAAGAATGGCTGCAGTTTTACGGGCAACTTCACCATATCAAGCGAGTCACTTTTCCACGGTTTGCACTTCAAGAGAAACCAAGAGGAATCGAACTCCATGGATTCAGCGATGCCAGTCAAAGTGCCTACGGAGCTTGTGTCTACCTTCGATCTGTTGGAAGCAATGGAGAGGTCAACACTACCCTACTGTGTGCTAAGTCTCGTGTTGCACCCCTCAAGCAGATCACTATTCCCAGACTTGAACTCTGCGGAGCCCAACTACTGATCAAGCTCATCCAAAGCATCAAGAAGGCAATCACCATCCAGATCGACCGCATTGTCTACTGGACTGACTCAACCATCATTCTCCACTGGATCCATACTCCTGCACATCAATTGCAAACCTTCGTCTCTAACCGAATAGCAGACATTCAGTCCAAATCTAGACCAGACGAGTGGCGGCATGTGAGGACTCACGACAACCCAGCTGACCTTGTTTCGCGCGGACAATCCATCAAGGACTTCATCACATCCACTATCTGGTTCGAAGGCCCTTCATGGCTCCGAGCACAGGAGAATACCTGGCCAGCTATCGATCTTCAGTTCTCCTCCTATCCCTCTGAAATCAAAGGAAGATACTGTCACGTGGCATACAGTAAACGCGAAACACATCCACTGGAGTGGTACtcttcattcaaaaaattgaaacgaatAATCGCATTCTGTCTACGTTTCAGATCCCGTAAACAAGGGCCACTAACGGCAGAAGAGCTGATCGCAGCGCAAAACGCCGTCATTCATTGGTTGCAAACTGAGACACTCAGTCCTCTCAAACGTGCTCTCAATGACACCAAATCCAAACAAGCCAAAAATCCAGAGTTGGCCAAAGTGTCCAAATTAGCACCATTCCTAGACAAAGACGGACTCATCAGAGTAGGAGGCAGGCTTCGGAACGCGATGATCCCATATTCCCAACGGCACCCGATCATCATACCGAAGTCTCATCCAATCACCAAGCTGATCATTTGGGAGGCTCACATTTCTCAGTTGCATGCTGGCCCTCAAGCAACCCTTTATCACATCAGGCAGCAGTATTGGCCACTGGATGGTCGTAACTCCGTACGTCATATCATCCATAAATGCATACGATGCACGAGATTGAGCCCTCCATCAGTCGAGTACATCATGGGGAATTTACCAGCGGCCAGAGTTACCGAGTCACGACCTTTCTCGAATGTAGGTATTGACTACTGCGGTCCTTTCTTTATTAAGGAGAAGAAATTCCGCAACCGCGGTCGAGTCAAGGTTTACGTCGCCGTCTTCACGTGCTTAGCAGTAAAGGCCGTACATCTAGAAGTGGTGAGTGATCTCACAACTGAGGCGTTCCTTGCAGCCCTACGGAGATTCATTGCTAGACGAGGATGCTGCCGAAATATCTACTCAGATAACGGCACCAACTTCGTCGGGGCCAGCAATGAGTTAAAGGAAATCTATGAGCTCCTCAAGTCCGTTGACTTGCAACAGCAAGCCCAGTCATTGCTGACAAACAAACGGATTCAGTGGCACTTCATTCCTCCTCAATCACCTCACTTCGGCGGACTATGGGAAGCAGCGGTGAAGTCGTTCAAACACCACCTCTATCGGATCGTCACGAATGAACTTCTCACCATCGAAGAATTCAACACTTTGGTTATTGAGATCGAGGCTGTATTGAATTCTCGACCGTTGACACCCATGTCTTCCGATCCTAATGATCTGCTGGTTCTCACTCCTGGCCATTTCTTGATCGGGGAGTCGTTAACCTGTCCACGCGAATACGACTTTACTGATGCCTCGAGCAACCGATTGTCGTCCTGGCAACACATCCAGAAGCTAAAACAACATTTCTGGGCTCGTTGGCATCGAGAATACATCAGTGGACTCAACTCGCGATCTAAGTGGAGCCAGGGGGAGCATCATATCCAGGAAGGTACAGTGGTGCTTTTGAAGGAAGACAACTTACCGGCACTTCAGTGGGCTTTGGGGCGCGTCATCAAGGTACGACCTGGAGCTGATGGTATCATTCGTGCCGTCACTGTGAAGACTGCCAAAGGAACCTTCGATCGTAACGTCAAAAAACTCGCCCCTTTACCAATCACTGACAGCGATCAAAATCAATAA